The DNA window tgctgctgccaagttgttcatttgtgtccgactctgtgtgaccccatagatggcagcccacccggctcccctatccctgggattctccaggcaagaacactggagtgggttgccatttccttctccaatgcatgatagtgaaaagtgaaagtgaaggtgctcagttgtgttcgactcttcgcaaccccatggactacagcctatcaagctactccatctatgggattttccaggcaagagtactggaatggggtgccatcgccttctctgaaaattATCTTTAAGTAAGGATATAATGATATCACcttcacaaataaataaaagtttattgagGTCCAGTTCAGGCTAAAAACTACAAAGTTTAAAAGAAGTCATTAATACCTGTTATGTTATACTTCATGAATATGTGCTCGACTTCTTGGAGGCTACATAGAATATGgctctttgagaagaaaaaaaatgttttaataattaaaaattaggcTGAGATCTACAACTTAAAGAGAGCCCTTAGGCTTTTCACCTTTGTTTTCACTTCTTAGAGCAAATATCAACTTTAATAGCTGAGCGAAGAGAAATACACACAACTTAGGTGTAGCATGCTGTGGAACAAGGGTTCCAAGCATAGGCAATGTCCCTTCTCCCTGTTAGCTGGAACATGTATCTTAGGTTTTGGAGATCATTGCTAGATTTTTTTGGATATCTAATTTTATCAGTCTTTCCAAGGCTTAGACTCACTTTGGTGTTTgaaaaaagctatttttttaaatataaataaattctctTGGAAGTGATACCAGTTAAATAAGTATCTTCAGGGCATTTATATAGCCCTTTTaattcagtaaaaattaattataattaatatgaattttatgtaaatataagtAAGCATATGAAGCAAATACCTTAACAATATATGATCCAGCATGTTCTTGGGCATAGTAGGTAACTTATCAAGCTAAGACTTATCTCTACTTCTGTAAAAAGTAATTATAATTAATATGAATTTGGTGTAAATATAAGTAAGCATATGAAGCAAATCAGtcagctcagttgctaagtcatgttcaattctgtGTGACATCATGGACCCttcaccaggcctccttgtcaatcaccaactcctggagcttgcccaagctcatgtaaatcaagttggtgatgccattcaaccatctcattctctgttgtccccttcttctcctgccttcagtctttcccagcatcagggtcttttctagtgagtcatcGGAATGTATATGAAGCAAATACCTTAACAATATATGATCTGGCATGTTCTTTGGCATAGCAGGTTACTTCTCCAACTAAGCCTTATCTCTAACTTGTGCTTCATTATGTTGATATAGAACACCTTTGCACCTGGCCTGTGCTAATGGACATTCAAATACTGTCTCTCTTTTAACTGAAAAACAGTGCAAAGTAAATGTCTGGGATTGTGAAAACAGATCTCCATTGACTAAGGTatgttgatttttcctttttaattgaatTGCATTTGAGTTCTTCTCCTAGTTAACCTttgttatatttcatattttaaaacatagtatTAAATATTAGTTTAATATATCAGATCCTAAGTAGTAAATTGGTTAGCCATCTATTGTTTTTGTGTTGACAGGCAGTACCATGTGACAAGGGGAGTTGTGCCACTATTCTTCTAGAACACAGTGCAGACCCCAATTTGGTGGATTTAGATGGCAACACTGCTCTTCATTATGCTGCCTGTTGTCAAAGTGTCTCATTAGCTGCAAAACTGCTGAAACACAAAGCTAACCTTGAGGCTCAAAATATGGTAGTCTTCTATTAAAAATGATACCTGATATTTTAGAAAGCAGTGAAAGAAGATATTCATTGCAGATAATTTATATTGGTTGAGACATATGTTATATAAAGTAtgaattttacaaaatgaaattagggaggagaggagaatgaGATTATCAAATACTgataagttttctttttatacaaaactttctctatttcattttaaattataatccTGACCTCTAAAACAACGTTATGTTTAACAATTAAAATTGTTCAAAGGACCACATCAAATGAGAAATACTTGATTTCACTATAAATGAACATTGATTAGAAATCATAAAGACTAtatctttctctattttatttatatactcaTGAATTATAAGAATAGAGTAAAATTAGAAAGGCACTTGTTATACTAAAAGTAATCCAAGTCCCCTATTAAGATATTATGGAAAATTGATGAGCATACCTTTTTAAGCTTCCTaacactttagttcactgatattTTATCCTCATGACAGGCCAAAATAAGTGCCAGCCTTAGAAGTTTAAATGAAACCCTAGGAAACCAACTGTGTATTGTGAActaatgttttataatatttatataaattctaGGTGCTCATTAATTAAATGTTCCATACTGCTCTTGCCCACAATTTGAATTAAGCTTGAAGTAGaaacattaattttgttttttaactggttagcaatattttatgtttttattatttcatttatttgtgtgtgtatgtgttagtagcacagttgcgtctgactctttgtgaccccatggactgtagcccaccaggctcctctgtccatggaattctccaggcaagaatactagagtgggttgccatgccctcttccaggggatctttccaacccagggatcaaacccgcatattttacatcttctgcattggcaggcaggttttttagtGCTAGTGCTTCTTGAGAAGCCCcggcatatgtatttataaatatatacatgtacgtgtgtgttagtccctcagttgtgtctgactctttgcaacccatacactgtagcccagcagactcctctgtccatgtatgtattcttttttagattctttttcatttaagctTTTCATTATAAGATATGACAGAGGTTTCTCATAAgcacactaatttttaaaattgaacttAAATCTAAAAGGCAGGTAATGTTGGTACAGTATTTAAagtaatcattttgaaatattttttccaggATGGGTTTACTCCACTTCTACTTGCCATTACTGAAAATAATGCAGAAATGGTATAATTTCTTTTGAAGAATGGGGCAGATGTGAATGCTTCAGATAAGAATCAAAGGTATAATTAATGTTAAGTAAGATCATATAACCGTAGTTATCTAATAGgaatacacacacccacacatgcacacacgcacacacacacacatacacgtgtgtgtgtgttaaatgcTAGGTGTTCATTTCTTAAATACACCAGGCTGCTGTTGCCCACAATTTGAATTAAGcctatattatatatgtatatatgacatatatcTGATATTGAAAAGATTTGGCCATAGGATTTTGGACAAATTATCTAGATTCCAGGATCTATCtttctatttgtaaaataaaacagttgGGACAGATTTTTAGGTTattgttactctttttttttaaaaaataatgttagaATCTTCTACAGAAACCCAATCTAAAAATCCCATATGCTGTAGTTAAATGGAGATGGGGACTCAGAGTCCCAGACACTCCTCTCCATAGAATTTTTGACACATTTCCTGGAAAACATTATGGTTctctggagcagggattgaaaaCCACTAAACTAGTTGCTTCTAGGGACTCTTATTTTCAGACTCCATAATATATATGATCTGTGATTACCACACCTTTTTGAGAAGATTTGCCCCACATTTTACATTCTTGCCCTCTTTTCCTGACCATACATTTGAACAGCAAATTTCGAagactaactttttaaaaaataaaagatattgttAAGGTTAATAAATGGACATATATTTATATCTCTTGCTCCAGAACAGCCCTTATGATTGCTTTCAGTGATGAACCAACACGTTTAGTCAGTCTTCTTCTTCAGCAAGAAGTGGACCTATCTTGCCAAGATATTTATGGATTCACAGCTGAGGAATATGCATCTTTCAATGGTTTTACTATGTAAGTGATATTGTGTATCTTTTAACAATTGTGTGGAATTTGAGCATAAGGAAAGAAACAGTAGCTCCAAAGTACAAAGCCCACAGTAGGGGTAAACACATGATGAACTCTGGACACAAGCAGCCAGGGATGCTGATTTCCCCATCAGTATGAAAACCACAGGTTCTTCTATTGAGACTTCTCTCTTAAAgggcacacacaaaatctcacactctccaggacccagggcagaagcagtAACTTGAAAGGAGCTTAAGTCAGACCAACTGCTGTTCTTGGATAACctccaggagaggcaggaggcaatCACAGGGCATTTTGGGGACACAGACACTGGGGCAACCATTTTGGGGAGCTCGTTCTATCACCTGGACACTGGTGATGGCAAGCACAATTTTGGAATTCTCCCTCTGGCTTATTAGCCCCAGGACCAGGGCAGCCCTGGCCCAGTGGTCTGCAGGCACCAGTGCTGGATGCCTCAGGTCAAGCAACTAACTGGACagggacacagccccacccacaccAGACATGCTACTTTAAGGCCTCCAGATATATAGATGCAGATATACCATATCTATTACAGTGTATAAGTGAGCTCTTCTTTCTTGAGATTTTAACAAAATAACTTATTCATATATTCCTTatggaataaatatttaaaacgaacaagaaataaaaacaaaacaaaaccaaaccaaagacaCCCCTGAGCCCACAGCTGCTCCTAGACAGGGCCATGCCCACAGAAAGCACAGACCCAGACCCACGCTCCAGTGCATAGGTATTAGAGCTGGGATTCCCCAGAGCCCTCCAGCCAGAGACCCTggcacccagctccacccaccagcgGGTAGACACCAGCTGCAAGACAGCAGCAGCCCTGCAGCCTGCAGGCCAGGTCCACCCACTAACAAGCATGCTCTAGCTTTGGGACAGACCTCACCCACCAGCATGCAGACCGCAGCCATAAGATAGCCACAGCCCTTCAGCCTTTCAATCTAGCCCCTCCATCTGCAGGTTAATAGAAGTCTGAGGACACCCTGGGTCCTGTGGCCAACTGTGTCAGGAAGTGGCCTCACCCACCACCCACCATGAGCAGAGTGATTTGATACCAGCTCTGGGACTCTTAGAGTCTGCAACCAGGCCCCAGGATCCAACTCTGCCCACCAGTAGACTGGCACTTGTCCCAGGATCTGGCTTTACCTACCAGCAGGCAGGCAAGAGCCCTGGGGTCTTTGGACCCTGACTTTACCCACAGGGCCCTCCAGAGTTCATTAGTCAGCTACCTCATAGCATGGCCCTGCCAACCAATGAGACAGGGCCTGGCGACTAACCAGGCCAGGGGCCAGCCAAGCCCACCAGACTGCCCATAGTAATTAGTCTGCCATGATAGAAGGACCCA is part of the Ovis aries strain OAR_USU_Benz2616 breed Rambouillet chromosome 4, ARS-UI_Ramb_v3.0, whole genome shotgun sequence genome and encodes:
- the ANKRD7 gene encoding LOW QUALITY PROTEIN: ankyrin repeat domain-containing protein 7 (The sequence of the model RefSeq protein was modified relative to this genomic sequence to represent the inferred CDS: substituted 1 base at 1 genomic stop codon), whose amino-acid sequence is MKKLFTLWRKKDEPRCSCSPLLVGRWASVGLFAQSGYTLRDKNLKKLHRAASVGDLEKVKECLQLKKHDVNMRDRELRTPLHLACANGHSNTVSLLTEKQCKVNVWDCENRSPLTKAVPCDKGSCATILLEHSADPNLVDLDGNTALHYAACCQSVSLAAKLLKHKANLEAQNMDGFTPLLLAITENNAEMVXFLLKNGADVNASDKNQRTALMIAFSDEPTRLVSLLLQQEVDLSCQDIYGFTAEEYASFNGFTIYQLIANNEKEKKLNRYLTL